From a single Brassica oleracea var. oleracea cultivar TO1000 chromosome C5, BOL, whole genome shotgun sequence genomic region:
- the LOC106293055 gene encoding uncharacterized protein LOC106293055 isoform X2, translating to MYTTGCAMLTFDRQRCLFDCRKLYRFIGFRWMSFMVSPSWHTNWLEEISNIELNHRSATKPSTKSPFSLHLSSSNKHCQDLSNAAGGEMISNSMGPCSDSCSVCLETKWNLAADGCGHEFCTKCALYLSTTNIPQVVPKNNSNKQSMETPSEAFVAYEVEEDRVGVPLLSGLYEVIRGRKFQPSRLLAGSWEAWLKVDPSLLPTPTTFTMFDYCCKQKQCICLLYICSRNCYS from the exons ATGTACACAACCGGCTGCGCCATGCTGA CTTTTGACCGGCAAAGGTGCCTCTTTGACTGCCGAAAGCTCTATCGA TTTATTGGTTTTAGATGGATGTCATTTATGGTTTCTCCCTCATGGCACACGAACTGGCTCGAGGAAATATCAAATATAGAACTCAACCACAGATCAGCTACAAAGCCATCTACCAAAAGTCCCTTCTCCTTACATCTGTCTTCCTCTAATAAGCATTGCCAAGATCTCTCA AATGCGGCTGGCGGGGAAATGATTTCTAACTCCATGGGACCATGTAGTGACTCTTGCTCCGTTTGTTTGGAAACAAAATGGAACCTAGCTGCTGATG GATGTGGTCATGAGTTCTGCACAAAATGTGCGTTATACCTAAGCACCACAAATATACCACAAGTTGTTCCTAAAAATAACTCGAATAAACAGTCAATGGAAACTCCTTCAGAAGCTTTTGTGGCTTACGAAGTTGAAGAGGATAGAGTTGGTGTACCTCTTTTGAGTGGGCTCTATGAG GTTATACGCGGAAGAAAGTTTCAACCCTCTAGGCTTCTTGCAGGTTCTTGGGAAGCTTGGCTTAAGGTTGATCCCTCTCTGCTCCCCACTCCTACGACTTTTACAATGTTTGATTATTGTTGCAAGCAAAAACAATGTATATGCTTATTATATATATGTTCTCGAAATTGTTACTCCTAA
- the LOC106293055 gene encoding uncharacterized protein LOC106293055 isoform X1 yields the protein MYTTGCAMLTFDRQRCLFDCRKLYRFIGFRWMSFMVSPSWHTNWLEEISNIELNHRSATKPSTKSPFSLHLSSSNKHCQDLSNAAGGEMISNSMGPCSDSCSVCLETKWNLAADGCGHEFCTKCALYLSTTNIPQVVPKNNSNKQSMETPSEAFVAYEVEEDRVGVPLLSGLYEFRLDFFSTQVIRGRKFQPSRLLAGSWEAWLKVDPSLLPTPTTFTMFDYCCKQKQCICLLYICSRNCYS from the exons ATGTACACAACCGGCTGCGCCATGCTGA CTTTTGACCGGCAAAGGTGCCTCTTTGACTGCCGAAAGCTCTATCGA TTTATTGGTTTTAGATGGATGTCATTTATGGTTTCTCCCTCATGGCACACGAACTGGCTCGAGGAAATATCAAATATAGAACTCAACCACAGATCAGCTACAAAGCCATCTACCAAAAGTCCCTTCTCCTTACATCTGTCTTCCTCTAATAAGCATTGCCAAGATCTCTCA AATGCGGCTGGCGGGGAAATGATTTCTAACTCCATGGGACCATGTAGTGACTCTTGCTCCGTTTGTTTGGAAACAAAATGGAACCTAGCTGCTGATG GATGTGGTCATGAGTTCTGCACAAAATGTGCGTTATACCTAAGCACCACAAATATACCACAAGTTGTTCCTAAAAATAACTCGAATAAACAGTCAATGGAAACTCCTTCAGAAGCTTTTGTGGCTTACGAAGTTGAAGAGGATAGAGTTGGTGTACCTCTTTTGAGTGGGCTCTATGAG TTTCGTTTGGATTTTTTTTCCACCCAGGTTATACGCGGAAGAAAGTTTCAACCCTCTAGGCTTCTTGCAGGTTCTTGGGAAGCTTGGCTTAAGGTTGATCCCTCTCTGCTCCCCACTCCTACGACTTTTACAATGTTTGATTATTGTTGCAAGCAAAAACAATGTATATGCTTATTATATATATGTTCTCGAAATTGTTACTCCTAA
- the LOC106295483 gene encoding E3 ubiquitin-protein ligase UPL6, whose translation MFFSGDPSTRKRVDLGGRSTKERDARKLLEQTRMERNRRLLQKQQNAAALKIQKFFRGRRSVATERSKVRREFCETYGDNCQNVDRHCFEPGSSFLRQFLFFFKAKNSGDFLILVETCRLLKMFAHSNGDILSLFSGSDYSAEHNLVDFRVKELAFTCIEAIHQNRDRLRDQLLVTTEEASTSTAILMEAMSLVLDPKLPWVCKTVSYLQKRHIFKLVREIVITAKENPRGQTKTGNILSLERVLILVVSHVGREPCCCPVDDPRWSFSSMILTLPLIWQLFPNLKVVFANPNLSQHYIHQMAFCIQKDTHVLPIDTSTEFPGYACLLGNTLETANVVLSQPDCSLDMAVDIASVATFLLEKLPPVKSSERESKQSSSEEDDMLIDDIPELVLNKTLEQQITSNAIDSRFLLQLTNVLFHQVSLGTQPYDEDKEAQAIGTASSFLYAAFNTLPLERIMTVLAYRTELVVVLWNYMKRCHENQKWSSMPNLLAYLPGDAPGWLLPLVVFCPVYKHMLMIVDNEEFYEREKPLSLQDIRLLIIILKQALWQLLWVNPLTQPSTGKSVSNNLSKKNPVGLIQNRVGVVVAELLSQLQDWNNRQQFTSSSDFQADTVNEYFISQAIAEGTRANYILMHAPFLIPFTSRVKIFTTQLATARESHGHGSQAIFARNRFRIRRDHILEDAYNQMSALSEDDLRGSIRVTFVNELGVEEAGIDGGGIFKDFMEKITRAAFDVQYGLFKETVDHMLYPNPGSGMVHDQHLQFFHFLGTLLAKAMFEGILVDIPFATFFLSKLKHKYNYLNDLPSLDPELYKHLIFLKRYKGNIAELELYFVILNNEYGERTEEELLQGGKDMRVTNENVITFIHLVSNHRLNFQIRQQSSHFLRGFQQLIPKECIDMFNEHELQVLISGSADYLDIDDLRQNTNYTGGYNAGHYVIDMFWEVLKSFSTENQKKFLKFVTGCSRGPLLGFKYLEPAFCIQRAAGSASNEAVDRLPTSATCMNLLKLPPYQSKEQLETKLMYAISAEAGFDLS comes from the exons ATGTTTTTCTCCGGCGATCCGTCGACTCGGAAGCGAGTTGATTTAGGTGGCCGGAGCACTAAGGAGAGAGATGCTCGGAAGCTTCTGGAGCAGACCAGGATGGAGCGTAATCGCCGTCTGCTTCAGAAGCAGCAGAATGCCGCTGCCCTCAAAATTCAG AAATTCTTTAGAGGTAGAAGATCAGTGGCCACTGAGCGCTCCAAGGTGAGGCGTGAGTTCTGTGAAACCTATGGGGATAATTGCCAGAATGTCGATAG GCATTGCTTTGAGCCAGGTTCAAGCTTCCTCCGTCAGTTTCTGTTTTTCTTCAAGGCAAAAAACTCGGGGGATTTTCTGATACTTGTGGAGACGTGTCGCCTACTGAAAATGTTTGCTCACAGCAATG GTGACATTCTCAGCCTTTTCTCTGGCTCGGACTATTCCGCTGAGCATAATTTGGTGGATTTTAGAGTAAAGGAACTTGCTTTTACCTGCATTGAGGCTATACATCAGAATAG GGACCGTTTAAGGGATCAGCTGTTAGTTACCACTGAAGAAGCCAGCACCTCAACAGCTATATTGATGGAGGCGATGTCATTGGTGCTAGATCCTAAGCTGCCTTGGGTTTGCAAAACTGTGAGTTATCTACAGAAAAGACACATATTCAAACTGGTCAGAGAAATCGTCATTACAGCTAAG GAAAACCCTAGAGGTCAGACTAAGACCGGCAACATTCTTTCACTTGAAAGAGTATTGATCCTGGTAGTATCTCATGTTGGCCGTGAGCCATGTTGCTGCCCTGTTGATGATCCACGTTGGAGCTTCTCATCTATGATCCTTACATTGCCCTTGATATGGCAGCTCTTCCCAAACCTGAAAGTG GTCTTTGCCAACCCAAATCTAAGTCAACATTACATTCACCAGATGGCTTTCTGTATTCAAAAGGATACCCATGTTCTCCCAATAGATACAAGCACAGAGTTCCCTGGTTATGCTTGTCTTCTTGGTAATACGTTGGAAACTGCAAATGTGGTGTTGTCACAGCCTGACTGTTCATTGGATATG GCAGTTGACATTGCATCAGTTGCAACTTTCTTGTTAGAGAAACTTCCTCCTGTGAAGTCATCAGAAAGAGAAAGCAAACAGA GCTCTTCTGAGGAGGATGATATGTTGATTGACGATATACCAGAATTAGTCCTGAATAAGACTCTGGAGCAGCAGATAACCTCCAATGCTATAGACTCACGTTTTCTTCTGCAGTTA ACAAATGTTTTGTTCCATCAAGTTTCGCTTGGTACACAGCCATATGATGAAGATAAAGAAGCACAAGCTATTGGCACAGCCAGTTCTTTTCTGTATGCAGCATTCAACACTCTCCCTCTTGAGAGAATCATGACAGTTTTGGCTTATAGAACGGAGCTTGTAGTTGTGCTGTGGAATTATATGAAACGATGCCATGAGAACCAGAAGTGGTCATCCATGCCTAATCTCCTAGCTTACCTTCCAGGAGATGCTCCGGGTTGGCTATTACCTCTGGTTGTTTTTTGTCCTGTTTATAA GCATATGCTTATGATAGTCGACAATGAGGAGTTTTACGAACGGGAGAAGCCACTGTCGCTACAAGATATCAGGTTGCTTATCATCATTCTCAAGCAA GCTTTATGGCAGTTACTATGGGTGAATCCACTTACGCAGCCTAGCACGGGGAAATCTGTCTCCAACAACCTCTCAAAGAAGAACCCTGTTGGCTTGATTCAGAACAGGGTTGGGGTTGTAGTTGCTGAATTACTTTCACAG TTACAAGATTGGAACAACCGGCAACAATTCACTTCCTCGAGCGATTTCCAAGCTGATACAGTCAACGAATATTTTATCTCTCAG GCAATAGCGGAAGGTACAAGAGCCAACTACATACTGATGCACGCTCCTTTCCTGATTCCGTTTACAAGCAGAGTCAAGATTTTCACA ACACAATTAGCAACGGCGAGGGAGAGTCATGGTCATGGATCTCAAGCCATTTTTGCTCGAAATCGGTTCAGAATACGAAGAGATCACATCTTGGAAGATGCTTACAATCAAATGAGTGCATTGTCAGAAGATGATCTCCGGGGATCG ATTCGCGTGACATTTGTCAATGAACTTGGAGTTGAGGAAGCTGGTATTGATGGTGGTGGCATTTTTAAAGACTTCATGGAGAAAATTACCCGAGCAGCCTTTGATGTGCAATATGGGTTGTTTAAG GAGACCGTTGATCACATGCTTTATCCTAATCCTGGATCAGGAATGGTACATGACCAGCATCTCCAGTTCTTTCATTTTCTCGGCACTCTTCTCGCAAAA GCTATGTTTGAAGGGATTCTAGTTGATATACCATTTGCAACTTTTTTCCTCAGCAAATTGAAACACAA GTACAACTATTTGAACGATTTGCCTTCTCTGGATCCTGAGTTGTATAAGCATCTTATATTTCTGAAG CGTTATAAGGGTAATATCGCAGAGTTGGAGCTTTACTTTGTTATTCTCAACAACGAATATGGAGAGAGGACAGAGGAAGAGTTACTTCAAGGGGGTAAAGACATGCGGGTTACAAATGAGAATGTTATAACTTTCATTCATCTGGTTTCAAATCATCGGTTGAATTTTCAG ATACGCCAACAGAGTTCTCATTTCTTGAGAGGGTTTCAGCAACTCATTCCAAAAGAATGTATCGACATGTTCAATGAACATGAGCTTCAG GTTCTTATATCTGGTTCAGCTGATTATTTGGATATTGACGACTTGCGTCAGAACACTAACTATACAGGAGGCTACAACGCT GGACATTATGTGATTGATATGTTCTGGGAAGTTCTGAAAAGCTTCTCAACCGAAAACCAGAAGAAGTTCTTAAA ATTTGTGACAGGCTGTTCGAGAGGACCACTGCTTGGTTTCAAATACTTGGAACCTGCATTCTGTATACAGAG GGCTGCGGGTAGCGCGAGTAATGAAGCAGTTGATAGACTACCTACATCAGCCACTTGTATGAACCTTCTCAAGCTTCCTCCCTATCAAAG CAAAGAGCAACTTGAGACCAAATTGATGTACGCCATAAGCGCAGAAGCAGGTTTTGACCTGAGCTGA